A region of the Chloroflexota bacterium genome:
TTGCGGGTGATCGCCCGGGCCGGGATCGGCGTGGATAATGTGGACATCCCGGCCGCTACGGAGCGGGGCATCCTGGTGGTGAACACCCCGGACGCCCCCACCGAGTCCACGGCCGAGCACGCCGTCGCCCTCTTGCTTGCCGTGGCCAAGCGGGTGACGGCCGGCGATAGGGGGCTGCGCGGCGCCGACATCCCCCGGTCTCAGCTGTTCGGCACGGAGGCGCGCGGGCGGGTGTTGGGCGTGGTGGGCTTCGGGCGTATCGGGCGGCGCGTGGCCGAGATCTGCGCGCTGGGATTGAAGATGCGGGTCATCGCCTATGATCCCTACGTCGATCGGGAGCGGGCGGACGCGTTGGGCGTGGAGATGGTGGATAGCCTGGAGGCGTTGTTGGAACGGGCCGACTTCGTCACGTTGCACGTCGCGCTGACGCCGGAGACGCGCCATCTGATCGGCGAGCGGGAGCTGCGGCGTATGAAGCCGGGCGCGTATCTGATCAACGTCAGCCGGGGGCCTGTGGTGGACGAGGCGGCGCTGATCCGGGCCCTGGAGGAGGGGCACCTGGCCGGGGCCGCCCTGGACGTGTTCGACCCGGAGCCGCCGTCGCCGGAGAACCCGCTCCTTCACATGGACAACGTGGTGGTCACCCCCCATACGGGCTCCTTCACGGATCTGGGGGTGAAGGCCATGAGCGAGGGAGCCGTAGAGCAGGTGCTACAGGTGCTGCGCGGGGAGCGACCGTCCTTCCTGCTGAATCCGGAGGCCTGGCCCGGCCGCGCGGCGGATCCGGTACTGGAAAGCGACACGTAACACGCAACACGCAATACGCGACACGCAATACGCAACACGCAACACGTAACACGTAAGGGAGCGGTCAACATGCGTGACAACAAGGTTCGAGCTGCCTTGAAGCGCGGCGAGCCCGTGATCGGCACGATGGTGGCGGAGATGCGTTCCCCAGCCATCGCGCTGCTGTTCGCCAACGCGGGGTTCGACTTCATGTTCATCGATATGGAGCATGGGGCCTACGACCTGGCGACGGTATCGGATATCATCAAGGTCGCCCGGCTGGCTGGTATCGTGCCGTTGGTCCG
Encoded here:
- a CDS encoding hydroxyacid dehydrogenase, which translates into the protein MRPRVWVERRLAPEALARLTAAVDAITEADMDQLPGCHAAIISSLPAADGTFMDRAGPTLRVIARAGIGVDNVDIPAATERGILVVNTPDAPTESTAEHAVALLLAVAKRVTAGDRGLRGADIPRSQLFGTEARGRVLGVVGFGRIGRRVAEICALGLKMRVIAYDPYVDRERADALGVEMVDSLEALLERADFVTLHVALTPETRHLIGERELRRMKPGAYLINVSRGPVVDEAALIRALEEGHLAGAALDVFDPEPPSPENPLLHMDNVVVTPHTGSFTDLGVKAMSEGAVEQVLQVLRGERPSFLLNPEAWPGRAADPVLESDT